From Zingiber officinale cultivar Zhangliang chromosome 5B, Zo_v1.1, whole genome shotgun sequence, the proteins below share one genomic window:
- the LOC121987238 gene encoding probable anion transporter 6 isoform X2 produces MELLKKMRFPKRYSIILLTFICTRVCYLERIGFSIAYTAAADSIGVNQSSKGLILSVFYYGYVVSQVSRGWVAQYVGGRRVLLFSFLLWSLTCALAPLDASKVNIMVYARFLVGVAQGFIFPSIHTILVQWVPPHERSRFVSLTTSGMYLGAAGGMLVLPSLVKYKGPQSVFMVESALGIMWSFLWFRFSSDPVRSEHPKAAAGFGEHNLPVSREKKIPSAGNLRRFTKIPWKKIIFNLPIWAIVVNNFTFHYALYVLMNWLPTYFELGLQLSLQGMGSSKMIPYFNMFIFSNTGGILADHLITRRFLSVSKTQKLLNTIDFVIAALALMAIPLFRNPSWTVICSSISLGFLALGRAGFAVNHMDVAPQYAGIVMGVLNTAGTLAGIVGVGLTGRILEAAKSADMDLTSIELWKNVFLIPAYLCIFSSFFFLLFATGEKIFE; encoded by the exons ATGGAACTGCTGAAGAAGATGAGATTTCCAAAGCGGTACAGTATCATTTTATTAACCTTTATCTGCACAAGAGTGTGCTATCTAGAGCGAATAGGATTTTCAATTGCGTACACAGCGGCTGCAGATAGCATTGGTGTAAATCAATCAAGCAAGGGTCTAATACTTTCGGTATTCTACTATGGATATGTTGTGTCACAAGTGTCTCGGGGTTGGGTTGCACAATATGTTGGAGGACGACGAGTTCTGCTGTTTTCGTTTTTGCTGTGGTCGCTAACATGTGCATTGGCTCCACTAGATGCAAGCAAAGTGAATATAATGGTTTATGCCCGCTTCCTTGTAGGTGTGGCACAAGGCTTTATATTCCCCTCCATTCACACAATTCTAGTACAATGGGTCCCTCCCCATGAGCGCTCACGTTTTGTTTCTCTTACGACATCCGGGATGTACCTAGGAGCAGCTGGTGGCATGCTTGTGTTGCCAAGTCTGGTAAAATACAAGGGACCTCAGTCAGTTTTCATGGTTGAATCAGCTCTGGGTATCATGTGGTCATTTCTCTGGTTTAGGTTTTCTAGTGATCCAGTTCGTTCCGAACATCCCAAAGCTGCTGCAGGTTTCGGAGAGCACAACTTGCCTGtttcaagagaaaagaaaatccCAAGTGCTGGAAACCTGAGGCGCTTCACTAAAATTCCTTGGAAGAAGATAATTTTCAACTTACCGATTTGGGCAATCGTGGTAAACAACTTCACCTTTCACTACGCACTGTACGTACTAATGAACTGGTTGCCAACGTACTTTGAACTCGGCCTTCAACTCAGTCTTCAGGGCATGGGATCTTCTAAGATGATTCCTTACTTCAACATGTTCATCTTCTCAAACACAGGAGGGATTTTAGCTGATCACTTAATCACAAGAAGGTTCTTATCAGTTTCCAAGACTCAGAAGCTTCTCAACACCATCGACTTTGTCATTGCAGCTCTTGCTCTAATGGCCATTCCACTATTCAGGAATCCCTCCTGGACTGTCATATGCTCTTCGATTTCTCTTGGATTCTTAGCACTTGGAAGAGCCGGGTTCGCTGTAAATCACATGGACGTGGCTCCGCAATATGCAGGAATTGTTATGGGAGTTTTGAATACCGCCGGGACCTTAGCTGGTATCGTTGGCGTCGGGCTCACTGGAAGGATCTTGGAGGCCGCAAAGTCAGCTGATATGGATCTTACAAGCATAGAATTGTGGAAAAATGTCTTCTTGATCCCAGCCTATCTCTGCATatttagttctttct tttttttactattcgcAACAGGTGAAAAGATTTTTGAGTAA
- the LOC121987238 gene encoding probable anion transporter 6 isoform X1 has product MELLKKMRFPKRYSIILLTFICTRVCYLERIGFSIAYTAAADSIGVNQSSKGLILSVFYYGYVVSQVSRGWVAQYVGGRRVLLFSFLLWSLTCALAPLDASKVNIMVYARFLVGVAQGFIFPSIHTILVQWVPPHERSRFVSLTTSGMYLGAAGGMLVLPSLVKYKGPQSVFMVESALGIMWSFLWFRFSSDPVRSEHPKAAAGFGEHNLPVSREKKIPSAGNLRRFTKIPWKKIIFNLPIWAIVVNNFTFHYALYVLMNWLPTYFELGLQLSLQGMGSSKMIPYFNMFIFSNTGGILADHLITRRFLSVSKTQKLLNTIDFVIAALALMAIPLFRNPSWTVICSSISLGFLALGRAGFAVNHMDVAPQYAGIVMGVLNTAGTLAGIVGVGLTGRILEAAKSADMDLTSIELWKNVFLIPAYLCIFSSFFFFLLFTTGEKIFE; this is encoded by the coding sequence ATGGAACTGCTGAAGAAGATGAGATTTCCAAAGCGGTACAGTATCATTTTATTAACCTTTATCTGCACAAGAGTGTGCTATCTAGAGCGAATAGGATTTTCAATTGCGTACACAGCGGCTGCAGATAGCATTGGTGTAAATCAATCAAGCAAGGGTCTAATACTTTCGGTATTCTACTATGGATATGTTGTGTCACAAGTGTCTCGGGGTTGGGTTGCACAATATGTTGGAGGACGACGAGTTCTGCTGTTTTCGTTTTTGCTGTGGTCGCTAACATGTGCATTGGCTCCACTAGATGCAAGCAAAGTGAATATAATGGTTTATGCCCGCTTCCTTGTAGGTGTGGCACAAGGCTTTATATTCCCCTCCATTCACACAATTCTAGTACAATGGGTCCCTCCCCATGAGCGCTCACGTTTTGTTTCTCTTACGACATCCGGGATGTACCTAGGAGCAGCTGGTGGCATGCTTGTGTTGCCAAGTCTGGTAAAATACAAGGGACCTCAGTCAGTTTTCATGGTTGAATCAGCTCTGGGTATCATGTGGTCATTTCTCTGGTTTAGGTTTTCTAGTGATCCAGTTCGTTCCGAACATCCCAAAGCTGCTGCAGGTTTCGGAGAGCACAACTTGCCTGtttcaagagaaaagaaaatccCAAGTGCTGGAAACCTGAGGCGCTTCACTAAAATTCCTTGGAAGAAGATAATTTTCAACTTACCGATTTGGGCAATCGTGGTAAACAACTTCACCTTTCACTACGCACTGTACGTACTAATGAACTGGTTGCCAACGTACTTTGAACTCGGCCTTCAACTCAGTCTTCAGGGCATGGGATCTTCTAAGATGATTCCTTACTTCAACATGTTCATCTTCTCAAACACAGGAGGGATTTTAGCTGATCACTTAATCACAAGAAGGTTCTTATCAGTTTCCAAGACTCAGAAGCTTCTCAACACCATCGACTTTGTCATTGCAGCTCTTGCTCTAATGGCCATTCCACTATTCAGGAATCCCTCCTGGACTGTCATATGCTCTTCGATTTCTCTTGGATTCTTAGCACTTGGAAGAGCCGGGTTCGCTGTAAATCACATGGACGTGGCTCCGCAATATGCAGGAATTGTTATGGGAGTTTTGAATACCGCCGGGACCTTAGCTGGTATCGTTGGCGTCGGGCTCACTGGAAGGATCTTGGAGGCCGCAAAGTCAGCTGATATGGATCTTACAAGCATAGAATTGTGGAAAAATGTCTTCTTGATCCCAGCCTATCTCTGCATatttagttctttctttttttttttactattcacAACAGGTGAAAAGATTTTTGAGTAA